A part of Vigna radiata var. radiata cultivar VC1973A chromosome 11, Vradiata_ver6, whole genome shotgun sequence genomic DNA contains:
- the LOC106777354 gene encoding axial regulator YABBY 4 isoform X2, which yields MSTLNHLFDLPEQICYVQCGFCTTILMVMDSFVTSTAPLKFIICLYFLTSLVEFISLFLFNSTEMQVSVPCSSLSMVVTVRCGHCTSLLSVNMMKASFVPFHLLASLSHLEPKESSPEQDANRTLNSHSASLMTYSDCEEEDLIPMSNIVNKPPEKRQRTPSAYNCFIKEEIKRLKAENPDMAHKEAFSTAAKNVSGPIFPQLSAKEMIKRAVARQINLWILTPKWTLLMLR from the exons ATGTCAACACTGAACCATCTTTTTGATCTTCCTGAACAGATATGTTACGTACAATGTGGATTCTGCACCACTATATTAATGGTAATGGACTCTTTTGTCACTTCAACTGCACCTCTCAAGTTCATCATCTGCCTCTATTTTCTAACTTCACTTGTTGAgttcatttctctttttcttttcaattcaactGAGATGCAGGTAAGTGTCCCATGCAGCAGTTTGTCAATGGTGGTGACAGTAAGATGTGGGCACTGCACAAGCCTCCTTTCTGTTAACATGATGAAAGCTTCTTTTGTCCCTTTCCACCTTTTAGCATCTCTTAGTCATCTTGAG CCAAAAGAAAGTAGTCCAGAACAAGATGCTAACAGGACTTTGAACAGCCACAGTGCATCCCTGATGACCTATTCTGATTGTGAGGAAGAGGATCTCATTCCAATGAGTAATATTGTGAATAAAC CTCCGGAGAAGAGACAGCGAACGCCATCAGCTTATAACTGCTTCATCAA AGAAGAGATTAAAAGGCTAAAGGCTGAGAACCCTGACATGGCTCACAAAGAAGCATTTAGTACTGCTGCAAAAAATGTAAG TGGGCCAATTTTCCCCCAACTCAGTGCAAAGGAGATGATCAAGAGAGCTGTAGCCAGACAGATCAACTTGTGGATCTTGACTCCCAAGTGGACCCTCCTGATGCTGAG gtga
- the LOC106777329 gene encoding DNA-directed RNA polymerase subunit 10-like protein — MIIPVRCFTCGKVIGNKWDTYLDLLQADYSEGDALDALGLVRYCCRRMLMTHVDLIEKLLNYNSLDKSDPS; from the exons ATGATTATCCCCGTTCGTTGTTTCACCTGCGGAAAG GTCATTGGAAACAAATGGGACACCTATTTGGACCTTTTGCAGGCAGATTACAGTGAAGG AGATGCACTGGATGCTTTGGGACTGGTTCGATATTGTTGTAGGCGCATGCTTATGACCCATGTTGATCTCATTGAGAAGTTACTAAATTACAACT CTCTGGACAAGTCTGATCCCAGTTAA
- the LOC106777354 gene encoding axial regulator YABBY 4 isoform X1, which translates to MSTLNHLFDLPEQICYVQCGFCTTILMVMDSFVTSTAPLKFIICLYFLTSLVEFISLFLFNSTEMQVSVPCSSLSMVVTVRCGHCTSLLSVNMMKASFVPFHLLASLSHLEPKESSPEQDANRTLNSHSASLMTYSDCEEEDLIPMSNIVNKPPEKRQRTPSAYNCFIKEEIKRLKAENPDMAHKEAFSTAAKNWANFPPTQCKGDDQESCSQTDQLVDLDSQVDPPDAEVNEEDDQGFRGRKVQRNSIFERTPFE; encoded by the exons ATGTCAACACTGAACCATCTTTTTGATCTTCCTGAACAGATATGTTACGTACAATGTGGATTCTGCACCACTATATTAATGGTAATGGACTCTTTTGTCACTTCAACTGCACCTCTCAAGTTCATCATCTGCCTCTATTTTCTAACTTCACTTGTTGAgttcatttctctttttcttttcaattcaactGAGATGCAGGTAAGTGTCCCATGCAGCAGTTTGTCAATGGTGGTGACAGTAAGATGTGGGCACTGCACAAGCCTCCTTTCTGTTAACATGATGAAAGCTTCTTTTGTCCCTTTCCACCTTTTAGCATCTCTTAGTCATCTTGAG CCAAAAGAAAGTAGTCCAGAACAAGATGCTAACAGGACTTTGAACAGCCACAGTGCATCCCTGATGACCTATTCTGATTGTGAGGAAGAGGATCTCATTCCAATGAGTAATATTGTGAATAAAC CTCCGGAGAAGAGACAGCGAACGCCATCAGCTTATAACTGCTTCATCAA AGAAGAGATTAAAAGGCTAAAGGCTGAGAACCCTGACATGGCTCACAAAGAAGCATTTAGTACTGCTGCAAAAAAT TGGGCCAATTTTCCCCCAACTCAGTGCAAAGGAGATGATCAAGAGAGCTGTAGCCAGACAGATCAACTTGTGGATCTTGACTCCCAAGTGGACCCTCCTGATGCTGAG gtgaatgaagaagatgatcaAGGTTTCCGTGGAAGAAAGGTCCAAAGGAACTCCATCTTTGAAAGGACACCATTTGAGTGA
- the LOC106777354 gene encoding axial regulator YABBY 4 isoform X3, translated as MSTLNHLFDLPEQICYVQCGFCTTILMVSVPCSSLSMVVTVRCGHCTSLLSVNMMKASFVPFHLLASLSHLEPKESSPEQDANRTLNSHSASLMTYSDCEEEDLIPMSNIVNKPPEKRQRTPSAYNCFIKEEIKRLKAENPDMAHKEAFSTAAKNWANFPPTQCKGDDQESCSQTDQLVDLDSQVDPPDAEVNEEDDQGFRGRKVQRNSIFERTPFE; from the exons ATGTCAACACTGAACCATCTTTTTGATCTTCCTGAACAGATATGTTACGTACAATGTGGATTCTGCACCACTATATTAATG GTAAGTGTCCCATGCAGCAGTTTGTCAATGGTGGTGACAGTAAGATGTGGGCACTGCACAAGCCTCCTTTCTGTTAACATGATGAAAGCTTCTTTTGTCCCTTTCCACCTTTTAGCATCTCTTAGTCATCTTGAG CCAAAAGAAAGTAGTCCAGAACAAGATGCTAACAGGACTTTGAACAGCCACAGTGCATCCCTGATGACCTATTCTGATTGTGAGGAAGAGGATCTCATTCCAATGAGTAATATTGTGAATAAAC CTCCGGAGAAGAGACAGCGAACGCCATCAGCTTATAACTGCTTCATCAA AGAAGAGATTAAAAGGCTAAAGGCTGAGAACCCTGACATGGCTCACAAAGAAGCATTTAGTACTGCTGCAAAAAAT TGGGCCAATTTTCCCCCAACTCAGTGCAAAGGAGATGATCAAGAGAGCTGTAGCCAGACAGATCAACTTGTGGATCTTGACTCCCAAGTGGACCCTCCTGATGCTGAG gtgaatgaagaagatgatcaAGGTTTCCGTGGAAGAAAGGTCCAAAGGAACTCCATCTTTGAAAGGACACCATTTGAGTGA